From a single Nicotiana tabacum cultivar K326 chromosome 8, ASM71507v2, whole genome shotgun sequence genomic region:
- the LOC107766558 gene encoding alpha-(1,4)-fucosyltransferase, whose amino-acid sequence MQLKSVNTFAITIMFGFALIILFFSGFLDFPLTASSIPSTKNQILTTISASKPDPFSNLFGAFKKWDSQVGCAQFKDKHKGLLLNSSSGSLQKVDEGELKCNELKMDHVSVLVKGWTWIPDNLDNLYSCRCGLSCLWTKSEVLADKPDALLFETATPPLERRQGDPLRVYMDLEAGRKKSVYEDIFISYHAEDDVQSTYAGSLFHNNRNYHLSPYKNNDTLVYWSSSRCLPQRNQLAKRLLSLLPSHSFGKCLNNVGGLDKALSLYPECIKDFKEAPKWWDHLHCAMSHYKFVLAIENTRTESYVTEKLFYALDSGAVPIYFGAANVWDFVPPHSIIDGSKFSSLEELASYVKAVANDPVAYAEYHAWRRCGVLGNYRKTRAASLDTLPCRLCEAISKRNGRNARAS is encoded by the exons ATGCAATTGAAATCTGTCAACACATTTGCAATCACTATCATGTTTGGTTTTGCACTTATCATCCTATTTTTCTCTGGATTTCTTGATTTCCCACTTACCGCTTCTTCAATCCCATCAACCAAAAATCAAATCTTGACCACCATCTCAGCTTCCAAGCCCGACCCGTTTAGCAACTTGTTCGGTGCTTTCAAGAAATGGGATTCTCAAGTGGGTTGTGCTCAATTCAAGGATAAACACAAAGGGTTGTTGTTAAATTCTTCTTCTGGTTCTTTGCAAAAAGTTGATGAGGGTGAATTGAAATGTAATGAGCTGAAGATGGATCATGTGAGTGTATTAGTTAAAGGCTGGACTTGGATTCCTGATAATTTGGATAATTTGTACTCTTGTCGATGTGGGCTTAGCTGTTTGTGGACTAAATCCGAGGTTCTAGCTGATAAGCCTGATGCTTTGTTGTTTGAGACAGCAACTCCTCCCCTTGAG AGACGTCAAGGTGATCCATTACGTGTATACATGGATCTTGAAGCTGGTAGAAAGAAATCAGTGTATGAGGATATATTTATTAGCTATCATGCAGAAGATGATGTCCAGTCAACCTATGCTGGTTCACTTTTCCATAATAATCGAAATTATCACCTTTCGCCTTATAAGAACAAT GATACTCTTGTTTATTGGTCATCATCACGTTGTCTTCCTCAAAGAAACCAGCTTGCCAAACGTCTACTCAGCTTGCTACCTTCCCATTCATTTGGCAAGTGCTTGAACAATGTTGGAGGTCTAGACAAGGCACTCTCCCTCTATCCTGAGTGCATCAAGGATTTTAAGGAAGCACCCAAATGGTGGGACCATTTACATTGCGCTATGTCACATTACAAGTTTGTCCTTGCGATTGAGAACACCAGGACAGAGAGTTATGTAACAGAGAAGTTGTTTTATGCACTGGACTCTGGCGCGGTCCCCATTTATTTTGGTGCCGCGAATGTCTGGGATTTTGTACCTCCACATTCAATAATTGATGGAAGCAAGTTTAGCTCTTTGGAGGAACTGGCTTCCTATGTTAAGGCCGTTGCTAATGATCCGGTAGCTTATGCAGAGTATCATGCATGGAGAAGATGTGGTGTGCTTGGAAACTATAGAAAGACCCGAGCAGCAAGTCTAGATACTTTGCCTTGCAGGTTATGTGAAGCCATCAGTAAAAGAAATGGGAGAAATGCAAGAGCTTCTTGA
- the LOC107772525 gene encoding N-terminal acetyltransferase B complex catalytic subunit NAA20, whose amino-acid sequence MTTIRRFSCNDLLRFASVNLDHLTETFNMSFYMTYMARWPDYFHVAEAPGGKIMGYIMGKVEGQGESWHGHVTAVTVAPEYRRQQLAKKLMNLLEDVSDKIDKAYFVDLFVRASNTPAIKMYEKLDYVIYRRVLRYYSGEEDGLDMRKALSRDVERKSIIPLKRPVTPDELEYD is encoded by the exons aTGACGACGATTCGTAGATTTAGCTGCAATGACCTTCTCCGCTTCGCCTCAGTCAATCTAGATCATCTTACTGAAACT TTCAACATGTCATTTTACATGACATACATGGCAAGATGGCCGGACTATTTCCACGTCGCAGAAGCTCCTGGTGGCAAAATCATGGGATACA TTATGGGAAAAGTTGAAGGGCAAGGTGAATCTTGGCATGGCCATGTCACTGCAGTAACTGTGGCTCCCGAATATCGGAGGCAGCAATTAGCCAAGAAATTGATGAACCTGTTGGAAGATGTCAGTGATAAGAT TGATAAGGCTTACTTTGTGGACCTGTTTGTGAGAGCATCAAATACGCCAGCCATAAAGATGTATGAGAAG CTCGATTATGTAATATATAGGCGAGTTTTACGTTATTACTCAGGGGAGGAAGATGGTTTGG ATATGAGGAAGGCTTTATCGCGAGACGTAGAAAGGAAGTCTATCATCCCCCTTAAGCGGCCAGTAACTCCCGATGAATTGGAGTATGACTGA